A section of the Mesorhizobium loti genome encodes:
- a CDS encoding N-formylglutamate amidohydrolase: protein MTRSTVFAPFDIVEGDRKRGIVLLADHARRDLPEDYGSLGLPAAEFDRHIAYDIGVEAVTRELAALLGVPALIANFSRLLIDPNRGEDDPTLIRQLYDGTVVPGNYPLAPEERERRLDRFYRPYHDAVGAMIASVAQASGQAPFIFSVHSFTPVMQGRQRPWHVGILWDRDDRVARPLIDMLAEDKNLVVGDNEPYDGALRGDTMFKHAIINGYAHALIEIRQDLISDQKGAIAWAGRLAPIVDAIDRRPDIHVVKMFGSRTGPL from the coding sequence ATGACCCGATCCACAGTTTTCGCGCCTTTCGATATCGTCGAGGGCGACCGCAAGCGAGGCATCGTGCTTTTGGCCGATCATGCCCGCCGCGACCTGCCCGAGGACTATGGCAGCCTTGGCCTGCCGGCGGCGGAATTCGACCGCCACATCGCCTATGATATCGGCGTCGAAGCGGTGACGCGCGAACTTGCCGCCTTGCTCGGCGTGCCTGCGCTGATCGCCAACTTTTCACGGCTCTTGATCGATCCCAATCGTGGCGAGGACGATCCGACGCTCATTCGCCAGCTCTATGACGGCACTGTCGTGCCAGGAAACTATCCGCTTGCGCCCGAGGAGCGCGAAAGGCGGCTCGATCGCTTCTACAGGCCCTATCACGACGCCGTCGGCGCCATGATCGCTTCGGTCGCGCAGGCTTCCGGCCAGGCGCCCTTCATCTTCTCGGTGCATTCCTTCACCCCGGTCATGCAGGGCAGGCAGAGGCCATGGCATGTCGGCATCCTCTGGGATCGGGACGACCGGGTGGCGCGACCGCTGATCGACATGCTTGCCGAAGACAAGAACCTCGTCGTCGGTGACAATGAGCCCTATGACGGCGCGCTGCGTGGCGACACCATGTTCAAGCATGCCATCATCAATGGCTATGCCCACGCATTGATCGAGATCCGCCAGGACCTGATTTCAGACCAGAAGGGCGCGATCGCGTGGGCCGGGCGCCTGGCGCCGATCGTTGACGCCATCGACCGCCGTCCCGATATACATGTCGTGAAAATGTTCGGCTCGCGCACCGGGCCGCTGTGA